In the genome of Candidatus Bipolaricaulota bacterium, the window CCTGTCTCCCTCGGGCATTTCCCCGTTCACGGGCACGGCTGCCTCGACGTCCGCATCCCGCTCGCGGTATTCCTGGTCGTGGTAGATGGCCAGCGGGGGACCAGCGGGCCTGACCCCGTGTTGGCCGAGGTGCGCGAAAATCTCGCTGTACAACCGGTTGATATCGCTGTAAGTGGGGATGATATCCCGCACCGAGGCGGCTGTTATGGCTGGAATCTTCTTGAGTACAACTTCTTCAGTGGTCATAGTTTCCTCCTGTTCGATCTGCCTCAGCCGCCACTCAACGCGGACCAGCCGCGCCTGCTCCTCTTCCAATCGCTGCTGAAGCTCGGTTTGTTTCATACGTAACATGCCTCGAATCTGGGCTGGCGGCAGGTCTCCGTCGAGTAGTCGGGAGATCTGGGCCAGCGAAAGTTCCAGGTCTTTCAGTGCCAGGATGCGATTGAGCCGGGGCAACTGGTCGGCCGAGTAGTAACGGTAGCCGGTGAAGGGGTCTACCTTAGCCGGCTTGAGTAGACCAATCTCGTCATAATAGCGCAGCGCCTTTACCGTCACCTGGCTGAGTTTGGAGAATTCACCGATCCTGAACATGCTTTTGCCCCAATTGCGCTATTTTCCTGACTATGCTACACCCTCCGGTAGGGGGAGAGTCAAGTTGGGATAATCATCGCATAAGATTTCGGTTGTTCGATTGTATGGTTATGATCTCGGTTTACTTTTCCCGTACGACGTGGTACCGTCTCATCGCACATGGCAGTTATAGTGCGGTACGATGTGTTCCCGGCGACGGTA includes:
- a CDS encoding MerR family transcriptional regulator, producing MFRIGEFSKLSQVTVKALRYYDEIGLLKPAKVDPFTGYRYYSADQLPRLNRILALKDLELSLAQISRLLDGDLPPAQIRGMLRMKQTELQQRLEEEQARLVRVEWRLRQIEQEETMTTEEVVLKKIPAITAASVRDIIPTYSDINRLYSEIFAHLGQHGVRPAGPPLAIYHDQEYRERDADVEAAVPVNGEMPEGDRVKIRQLPSITEMACIVHQGGYDTIGEAYNRLMAWIEANGYRICGPNREVYVQGPEPGRDPSTYVTEVRFPVEKV